tttttggagtgCACTATATGATTTAAGTTCTTGCTATTCCACCATATCCTCAGtgtaagaataaaaaactaagtttaaaaatatgaagaagaCTAAGAATAAAGTATTCATGATTGTTTTGTCAGCCTAGGCAATTATATGAACTAGACTATATGAAGAGGACAAACTCTGAGTCTGGATAACTAACTCTCCAATAAGATTTCTTCCATTTcccttttcttaaatattcttcttttttacatttttcacctCTCTGAATCattctattaaaatttgatatcgCTTAATTTTCCATACTTTGTACTCTCATATAGCAGTTAgtactgttttcttttaatctaatgaattattttctattaattagaCTATTATAATTGGACAAGCTTTTATTACtcgaatattttaataactaaagtaAGAAAATTGTAATGACTTATAAAAAAAGGTCATTCCCTTTTCAGAAAATGAACTTGAAACCAATTAATCTAGAACGCAATGTTAACCACTACAACAGGCTAGTTACGGTTTGTAAACAAagcacttttaaaattttcatcaacattatcaTCCTTTTCCATCACCAATTGGGTCAGACTGCATATTGGAGATCTCCACTTAATCCTTCTATCATtctcattaaacattttattatcctCTACTGTTTGTTCACATTATCACTTAATTTCCTTACGAATTATCTGCTATCATCAACAAAGCATCAATGACATGTCCATGTCTTGTCTTCAATTTGGAGGAGGCATATAACATGGCTTGAAGTATTTTTAAACCTTGGAGTAAAGAGTAAATGGCAACATCCTGGATTCTATTGTGAGAttcttaagaaatttttactgagtaagaatttattttgtttgtgttgGGACAGTAATTTCCATGCCATTTAGATTGAAGAATGGAATACAACACATTGTCCTGAGtgtgtaaataatattgtaaggCTCATTAAAACTCAATGTCATATAAAAAACAGTTAGAGGATTCTCATGTGTTCACagaatgaaaatgaaagtgattTTGTGGGATCAATGCATCTTCCTTCATATTTGTTGAAacttttgagtatttatttcaAGATTCAATCATTTAATTAGAATACCGGATTTAAATTTTTGGCCTTTAAAACAACAAATGTACgcatatattatttacattcaaataataaatcaaaatcactTTCAAATGGATAAAAGATTTCAGTATTATACCATGTATAATTTCTATTACTTGACCTCAACATCCCTTACatgttattctttaaagaaatcaCTAAATAGCTGTTTGATAGAGTTCTCACTTTTCTTTTAACAGTCCAATTAGTGTTCAAATAGCATACATTTGATACTGTCTGGAAGTACCAGTTATACTTACTGTCCAACAAAACAATATACTTAGCCTAATCATATAATTATACAGCAGTTGTTTTgtaagctttatttttatataagcatTTATATAGGGATATACAGTGATTGATCAATGCAGGATGACTCTGTTGGTTGTTCCTTTGCAAATGCTCAAAATGCAATgtcaacatatattttaataaagtatccATCTTACTTTGAAAGCAGTCGTCCCCTGAAATTGCCATCACTTTCCTCTGGTTCTTGGTCGATCTCGACCCCTATTCGTCCCGAATCCCTGTGACCTCGCAGAGCGAATTCATTGTTTCCCGCAAACAAAGTACTCTGAATAATAGAAATAACAGTTTTCCTGTTCTCTTCTTTTGAGTTGTTGCAGTATCTATTAGCTATTAGCACATCTATAGAATTTTTCTTCCCACATGAAATTTCAGCCAAAATACCACCGGCTACCTCCAAACTTTCTTTTTGATAAAGACGCTTTTCATGTTCTGAAAATCACTCGACCGCATTTTTCCAGTTGTCAAATTTCTCACTACAAAGCTGACCTAAGGGTTGCTTGCCAGATCCAACACCATTCCTTGGagaaaaaagtgcaaaaaatttacaaaaactctcCCTCCCTTAAATTCAGAATATGCAAGCCAGTTGCAGCAGTAAAGCCATTTAaagatttctctttccttttgtaGGAAAACAAACCCAGGCCCCCAGATATTGTCAGACATCCAGTTTTTTCTTCATTAGACAAGTCTTTTCCTACGTAAACACCAATATCATAAGCATGTGGTTCAATGGAACTTGAAGATGTTGAAGGTTCCGGAACCGGAACAATACACATCACTTTAAATCGTTCAGCGGACACATCAACATTATTGAGTGATGTCGATGTACATTCAATACCAGCTGAGTTTTCACAGGAGGGTGTGAAACTAGTTTTGGGAAGAATATTTGCAACAGTACCGTCTGTTGAGGCAGCGAAGAAATATTTGGCaatgtgaaattttcattaacgttaaaAGAATCACTACCTGCAGATGacattttgctaaaaaattgtaaaattgaactTTGAGGTCGCTTAGACATATTAAAGTACACAGAACGATAATGtaaagtttctatttaaaaatttgaactgcGAAATGcacaaaatgttaaacaaatgTTGCACAACAAAATCTGAACTCAGACTAACGAGTGAATACTGCTCAACAATGTACAATATTTCATATATCCACTGCTGCCGCTGCAGAGCTATTGTCAGCGCCCAACAATGTTTCATAACAAGTAAATTTATATGATGTCGGCCTTATTTTATTACAGGTCTGTATTATTATCATACTTTCTTAATAATCAGCACAGAATCGATGGTGTTTACACTCTTTCAGTAGACAAGGAGGGTTACATACTATGAGACTCATCGTGCCAGTGAGAACACTGCCACCTCAGAATGCTGAATGACTGCTACTGTTTCGCACGTTGACTGATGTACTGTAGTGCCACAGCTCTGACTACGgggattaaattattgaagaaggaAAGGCGGTGGACTGGATCTTATGTCAATAGACTTTGTTAGTCTGACATTGAGAAATTAGAATagagaatataatgaaattttaaaaatatactcatatttataaatttatagtatgtttattttatataagcctaatattaaaaagtacttaaaccTTTAAGGGAAGGGGGTTCAAAGCCAGTAACCCCCCTTGCATATGCCCCTGGATAGAGAAATAAAGAACTTTGATAGAATTAATCAGAGCagcattacaaaatacaaaatcaataaataaaaaatggattaatatgtttattgttgatgttaataaaaaagttatatgtgaaataatagtgaattaaatttatgaataaatgatataatagattcttaataaataaaatcatgctgtacattatcttaattaaaaacatgGTTTCTGTTTTTACAAAGCAAATACAATGGCTTTTTagaaaactgaaaacaaatttatagcATATTAGACATTTCATTATTGTGAAAAtgcattaatgtaaaaatatttttataatggattcaaaaaaattataaatattatctgtagTATGAAATTTACGTAATTActttcatgttttaaattatctttatttcctTTATGATATTAAAGCACTTTTATCTTtgtagttacatttttaataatcaactatcaaaatagtataaatattatgtcgtatcaaattattttcatgttttaaattatcattattatttcctttatggTATTAAAGCACGTTTATCTTTATGGTTGGATTTTTAGTAATCAGCaactaaaatttcttataaaaaacaaaacagtagaccacagtttttacatgaaaaatatacttttgctTAGAATGCTTTGGGAGTCCACtgtaaatgtttgaattttgataCAAAGGATGAATGCTTTATATGATGAACAAATGAATCATATAACAGGTCCTGGCTGCAAATAGCAAATTTTCAGGACTACTTCAAGAAAATTcagggttatttaaatttatttagaaactcatcaacagaataatatttagatttgtatcagataaattaaataaacttgtaaattaaatatgcaaGTCATCTGTACTTCTGTACTTTtatttactaaacaatttttcagcccaaaatatttcaaacatttggCAGTACATTACGTAAACACaaagaaaaagttagaaaataattgGTTATAGTTGCCTTAGATCAGTATTGTAGCATCTCAGTATCTAATTAAGTCACACTGAATACAAATCCATTGTCTCctcaaatgtttttttcattttactttttttcttttgtaaatgttacaaaagaaaaaaatccatgGTTATAGCATCAAATAATGATATTAGTACACATTTTCCAACCCCCTCCCAAATTTATTAATGCTATCAACTTTGTTTTTATGGCACAAAAATCAAGATTGCAGAAATGATcctatctgaaaatattttttgctgcaaAAGTTCCTGAATGTCATATAATATTAGTTtccatgtaaataaaaaaggttaacaATCAGTTACagaatactgtaatttaaaatgaaagttatacAAATCTAAATTAGCTTTCATTCTAATCAAGCTTCTTCAAATTGTCTTGACTTAACAGTGCTGAGTCTTATCTTGTTTTTGGCACTAGTGTTTGGATTAACTTctgaaaaagttttgtttgtgATGTGTTTAGACTGACTCATCTAAATTGTTTTTGTGAGTTTTGAGTTATTCAAGTGTGTTTGGCTTTCAACCATTAGCATTTATGTACATTTTCATGTAGTTATTGATACTTTTACTTGTGTGACATATCATTGAGTTGGTTTGCAAAAAGTGGATTTATTGGTGAAGTAAAATACATATATCTGTAATTTGTATTGATGTAAAAAGCTTTGCCCTATTTGtcaaatatatataacttaattaaatatatataattatatttatagcaGTCAAATTTATTATAGACCTCAGGTAAATCTAATTTGACTGTTTCgttttaatttatgttctaaATGAATAAGCACAATCTAatcaacattttcttaaaaaattataaacattaagatTCTTCAAGATTCAGCAGAGCTACATTCAACAGCATGATAATACTCGAATGTTCCCAATAgcaatctctaaaaaaaataaaaataaagaaaaagatagctcagatgtaaatgaaaaattttcataattttttccttttagttttatgaagtcattttaaaaattgtattttgtattttttaaacatagcaCAATCATGGAAACCAAAATTcattcttttccatttatattctGTGTATCATTGCATCTTTTACATATGTTTCAGGTTTTTACACAGTTTTCTAGACTTTCTTCTCATTACTTTTTCCTTTACTTATTTCATGGACTGTTGTTGTACTTTTTGgtcattttaatacaaatgaatACCAACATTCAACTACTATTGACAGCCTGTGACTACACACTCAAAGGGAATCTGTACTTAAACTACTCACCATCTTTATAGcccattttcatatttcaattaaaattcagtaaaggAAAAGTACCACTTAATATTGGGAAgagaatgtttgtttttatttatatatttatattatttttatatcactaaaCTGTAGTAAAATGGTCCGAAAAAAGAGACAATTCTTAACAATAACCATAATCACTTAGTTTCACTGAGAAACTAAGTtatgaagatgtttttttttattaatttcctcatTGAGCCAAATACACTTTTGCACAATACCACATCAAGCCcacaaaaatgttgtaaaatatttatcaacacaAGTGACAGTTTTTCTTAGTAACACAAAAGAGCGTcttcataataaacattattctaaaCCATTTCTGACTGACTCCTTTTGAGTTTTACATGCATcttagttaaaagaaaatgacTCTGAAggtgtaaagcaataaattaagaTGCCCATCCTGTTTCAAATATATTACTGTTTCAatgtcagaaattttattttacatcttgttAGACGTTAAAATTTTCATGGTAtgattaaatgatttcatttaagaaaaaaccatCATTAGCttaacatcattattaaatatctattatacCAATGTACACTAAAATACATTTCATCTTAGTCAGAATGAGTTATATGATATATAATGGACTGTAGAACTTTGGTACCAGTAAATAAGATTCATGTagaatgattttaacaaattaaaaatttactttttctaagcATTCCATTTTGAATATGCAGCATTTgcaaaaaagtagtaatttattcTTACTGTATGAAATCAGGTCACAAAACTCTTCGTTATTCATAAGATCCTATAAAACAGAATATCGATGGACAGAGTATTACACTACTTTTTCTGTTTCTGAGTTAATTTAAAACTACCTAACAATCTAAAAGACCCTCTAATcactttactttaaataaaatttttaaaatgtccttttataaaaatagtatgtctgttgaatttttaaatatcagctaattaattaaaaacctgaaatttttgtctgatttatttaacatgtacttaaatatataacaattagcacctttaaatttgatattttattgcatattgatttatgtaatttatttggaaagataataataaaagcacGAGTagtgaagtaaattattattatgcacTTCTATTACTGCCCacatctatttataattttgtactttataatgCTGCACAGATCAAGGTTTTCCATTATTTCTCTTAATCCTTCAGATAAATTGTGGATCAgttctattttgttatttgtaggATTACATAATTATCATTCCtgatataacataattatttatgtgatcataatttatacaaatattatactctgaatataaagtattttactcttttttgaaTCTATAGTATTAaggaaataactaaattaaattattttaaattttatcttttttcttttagctgTTTCTTATTTATGTCTTTTTATATCAGGTCTAGATCCTTCCCAGCCAAGTCATATTGTTAAGTGGGACAAAGACATTGGTTTATCTAAAGACAGTGCTAAATTTGTGGATGTCATGCACACTTCTATTGGTGAACAAGGCATTAATAAAAATCTGGGAACTGTAGATTTCTATGTTAATGGTGGAACAGCACCCCAACCTGGATGTTGGCAGAGTGATGGTAATACATATCTCAGTGTGGTTAAAAGAATTTCTCAAACATCTTAACATTTTCTcttctcaaaacatttttaataggtTGACATAATCATAAAGCTGAAGACAACCTGACATCAGTCTTAAGTCATTCCTAAAAATGGTACGATTATTGTAtagtataatcaaattttttattttggatttaggctTGAAATTGCAAATTAAGTGTAACCAACATAATAGTTTTTAGTTTCTCTTAATTctgcataaaattataaattggtttAACCACAAACTAATTTGTGATTACAGCCCatcattttatgttataaattaaatttatatatttttttttttggtaattagaatttatactgtaatatttCTTTGGAATTGTTTATAtccattattctatttttaaacttaaaagcagtttttaaaaaacgtaaagaGGCATTAATCAAAGTAGCCTTcaatgaaagtaatgatgttcaccatATGACTAGTCCTTAAGTTGCAACTTATATAGCTGAGCCTGTTGCATTTCAATGGGCTTGGCATGCACCAATACATTTAGATCAGTAGATAGGGATATGGAAAATAATGGACATGTAAGTTTTCAGGAGTGATTTGTATCTCAAGTTAGGGTGTCTATAATTTTTGGTTGCAGCAGCTACCAGACACAGAACTATGAACTGTACATATTATGAACTAAGAATTGTATGTAAAACAATGAACATAATGTAGTAGGTGAATTTCTAAGCTtggttaaaattagtttttgatctcaattactcgtattaaaaaaattatttcttaaggaATGCATTTATTAAGGATAGGAAATATTAGAGATTAGCCTGCTATTTATTTCCTTActggaacagaaaaaaaattctcaagcTACCCTAAAGTACAGTAGGAATTTTGATGACCAAATTATTGACTATTTCTTTTAACCTCTTAAATTCATTCCAAAGAGACTTAACTTGGAGAAatctttgagaaataaaaaatgaataacaatacatttaataataaatacttaattcactgaattataaatatgaagtgtaaatactaaatttaagCATTTCATTTCCTGTACATATCAAGTGATTAATCTTTCTTCAGTAAAATACTTagttatggatttatttattatcttcaggTGGTTGTTCACATAGAAGAGCACTCTTGTACTACATTGAAGCATTAAAAGGAATGATTATTGGTGCACCTTGTAAAAGCTACACTCTTTTTAAAACTGGAGAATGTTGTGATACAAACAAAATGATATCATTTGGAGATGAATTGGCAGATATTCATAACaagtaaaacaataaagtttatttttctagtttacaaaaattaaaacagaaatttatgtaTAAAGAAATCCTTGAGAAGGAAATGTATAAATAATCCTTGATATGTAGATGTGATAAacgtacgagggttattttttgtcaaggtccgatcggtcacgaaataaaaTCCCGCGCAAAAATCGcatgaacctttgcacatatgtgttgcgcagcgtctctagtttggccttcaatcatgccgcgtcacttcgtttagttctgaacacgcagctagcacgtagacggtctagtggtgaagcatcttcccaaatcagctgatttgaaagacgagagttccagcgttcaagtcctagtaaagccagttatttttacacggatttcaatactagatcgtggataccggtgttctttggtggttgggtttcaattaaccacacatctcaggagtggtcgaactgagaatgtacaaagactacacttcattgacactcatacatatcatcctcattcatccaatgaagaattatctaaacggtagttaccggaggttaaataggaaaaagaaaagaaagctagcacataaacatgtctacaacaatagcatctcccgccaagtgtgaagtgcgtgcggtaattcgatttcttcaggctgagaggtgtaatgcagctgaattcatcgacgaataaataatgtatacGATGAAACTtgaatgagtgacagcaaagtgcgacaacggtgcaggaactttaaagcaggacgtgcagatattcatgatgcaggcggtcagggaaggaagcgagtggatgaggcaattcgagaaaatcgtcgatccacaatttctgtattgagtgattcgtttcctgaaatatcaaggtcagctctctacaccattgtgagtgagagactgcagtaccgcaaactgtgtgcgagatgggttcccaagatgctgtccgaccatcacaaaacaatgagaatggacgcctccctaacgtttctccagcactaccacaatgaaggaaaagattttttgaacaaaattatcacaggggatgagacacgggtccatttcgaaactgaaaaaacaaaagaacaatccaaaccaaagaagttcaagcgaaccttctcaaacagaaagtgtatggctactactgtgttctgggatcggattggagttctcttggtggaattcatggaacgtggcattatcattactgcagcctcatactgcgtgattctttaacgtctacgaagggcaattcagaataagcggagaggaatgttgtcatcaggcattgtctttctcaatgacaatgctcggccgcacactgcagctgtaacaaagaagctcctacagcgttttcgttgggaagtgtttgatcacccaccatacagcccggacttggctctatccgattttcacctcttcgCTCACGTGAAACGCTttctaggaggacaacattttggcacagacatcgagctgcagaccagcatagaatcatggctgaaaacacaggtggctccgttctatgacgagggtattggaaagttggtaccacgctatgacaaaagtctaaatcagagtggtgactatgtagagaaatagcgtaactatgtaagtacttgttacaaataaaaaattttttattttcacggttttaatttcgtgagatcggaccttgaaaaaaaaataaccctggcATATACTTCAAAAGTCTAAATTTCTGTTTTCCTCCTACCACATGCATGTAATAGAAGGGCTTAAGGGCTTGGCTTTGCCTGAGACATCTCTTTTTCTGATACTGTATCTCATTTGTTCAATATAGGACTTTGTACAAATAAACCACAGAGTTTCttgattattatgtattttttataagcgAGTCCTATGTGTTGTAGTTTTTTCCTGAAAGATATGATTTACCCagtttgtaactattttttttctgaatctttATTCAGTCCagtaagtataatatattttttagtttaaatatatttattttatgtgaggGAACTAATGAATAAATGTCTCCCATTGttacttttctgtaaattttgaaaCTGCTCTTTTGATGGTTGCTTATTGTAAATGTAAGATAAAGAAGATTGATTTAAATTTCTCATGTTGTCTTTGTGTAGTAGTCATTGCCTTAGTACAACAAGATTGTCATCAAATATATCTATGCAGCACATTACTTTGTGAGTGTGTGTTCATGTGTTTGTTTGTAAAAGGATTTTTGATAGAATGTTTGAAGAAGAAATCTAaggaatgtttattatattttatgtaatatttttgttttaatgtaaaaaaaattataaaaaaacaattttactaagTACATCCAACATACCAGGAAAACTCAATTTTGTCTCAATATTAGATAAAATGACTCGTAcagatataattttcaatatgtaaataaaataattacatgctTTTTATATAAGCTATTTAACAGAATTTAGAACAGGTATTAGTTTTACACTTATGCATCATTGAAATTAAAGATACcttaaaaaaaacagcaataataataataatataataaattataagtattaggtagatatatttatataattatgtacttGAAAGCATATCAGCTCCAACAAACCTTTGCCTTTTGAACATgtcatatatatgattttatttgtgaacatTATCACTACATATCATGGAGTACAATTAAATTCACAACCACAATATTATATAAACCTGTGAATAACATAACTAATTATCTGCATTCTAACAATAGAGTAATGATAAgtcatatcaataaatattaagaataatgtaaaaataagtcTGTGACTAAAAAATAAGACTGACTATAAGATTTACAGATCATATCAGggcatttaaaattgtatttgcatGTGTAtgccattaaaaataaacatttttttttttaatgagttatttccataaaaaatgtaaacgtttggaaaaatatttctttaacaaactaaaaaataatataactggaCTAATAAACAGAAAGTTTACTAAgaggacttttttttaaagtagcagGTTGATACAACTGGTATTTAATGAGAATatattgtgttaaatattttaatcataaagatTACCTTACCAGATTATAGTGTACAGGAACATTtggtgttattttaataaaatcatgtaagaaaagatatacatatttaattaattaacattttgtgttttttctcaGAGATGATGACATACAATACTACTTAAATACCAATTCTGTTTCACCTTTTGGTTTGGGTATTGAAGGTCAACCAAGAATTTGTCTTGAAGATAAAAATTCCAAAGAAGGAAGAGCTATAGATGTAATTAACAACACTGCagttgtaaaatatgaaatcaatattttattatactttatacaccattttaattttatttatatt
This DNA window, taken from Lycorma delicatula isolate Av1 chromosome 7, ASM4794821v1, whole genome shotgun sequence, encodes the following:
- the LOC142328325 gene encoding lipase member H-A-like; this translates as MSSKNIDQVHNIKREQRKHKQVHLTHRKHVEGIEVNLNDKSYLLKVNFEESFETVILIQGYKHADDIFIPLKDAYMKSSGMLINVIIVQWKILESPQPVTTLTIRNIDSIYIAIDIIGKFIAEFINKFIDTFKAVVSDIHLIGIGLGCHVAGYAAVSYLCLFISGLDPSQPSHIVKWDKDIGLSKDSAKFVDVMHTSIGEQGINKNLGTVDFYVNGGTAPQPGCWQSDGGCSHRRALLYYIEALKGMIIGAPCKSYTLFKTGECCDTNKMISFGDELADIHNKDDDIQYYLNTNSVSPFGLGIEGQPRICLEDKNSKEGRAIDVAELLVP